The following coding sequences are from one Selenomonas sputigena ATCC 35185 window:
- a CDS encoding YkvA family protein, which produces MFGKNVNAEDFNNIDMGTFEEKYSEKGLWEKIQGNVAAIGANLVYKALQLFYVAQSPQCPTKVKAAIYGSLGYLISPLDLIPDFTPVAGYADDAVALGTALLLAQMYITDEIKMKAREKIRSLFGEEILRKLEEEGHKSV; this is translated from the coding sequence GTGTTTGGGAAAAATGTGAATGCAGAAGATTTCAACAATATCGATATGGGGACATTCGAGGAGAAGTACTCGGAGAAGGGGCTTTGGGAGAAGATCCAGGGGAATGTGGCGGCGATCGGTGCGAATCTCGTTTACAAGGCGCTGCAGCTTTTTTATGTCGCGCAGTCGCCGCAATGCCCGACGAAGGTCAAGGCGGCCATTTACGGGTCGCTGGGATACCTCATCTCCCCGCTCGATCTCATTCCGGATTTCACGCCTGTTGCGGGATACGCAGATGATGCGGTGGCCTTGGGAACGGCGCTGCTTTTGGCGCAGATGTACATCACCGATGAGATCAAGATGAAAGCGCGGGAGAAGATTCGCAGTTTGTTCGGTGAGGAGATTTTGCGAAAGTTGGAAGAGGAGGGGCATAAATCGGTCTGA
- a CDS encoding S1C family serine protease produces MTCFWNRKKKLLSGAIGVFVVGAVLFAGCSDSTAKEKENSVAGGIAVEQAASQKPLSDARNTPAVRAARAVGPAVVGITNKTVVRDWFNMPVETEGVGSGVIFKSDGYIVTNNHVIQGAKEITVSLPDGRSFKGKLVGADELTDIAVVKIEATGLPTAKFGNSDDLVVGEPAIAIGNPMGLEFQGTVTAGVISALNRTLDISERRLKLIQTDAAISPGNSGGALVNADGEVVGINSAKIAANGVEGIGFSIPINTVQEIIDQLLSNGYVVRPYLGVGIFDKETAARAGYTLNADKGVYVEHLELGGPANQAGVMRGDLILKIDDKETNTVADLRAAVAEHKVGDQVKLVIERDGKKETVTVTLKEMPQSNR; encoded by the coding sequence ATGACTTGTTTTTGGAATAGGAAGAAGAAGCTTCTTTCGGGCGCGATTGGCGTCTTCGTCGTCGGCGCTGTGCTCTTTGCGGGCTGCTCGGACAGCACGGCGAAGGAGAAGGAAAATTCCGTTGCGGGCGGCATTGCCGTAGAGCAGGCGGCGAGCCAGAAGCCTTTGTCGGATGCTCGCAACACGCCGGCGGTTCGTGCGGCACGCGCGGTAGGCCCTGCCGTCGTCGGCATCACGAACAAGACGGTCGTGCGCGACTGGTTCAATATGCCGGTCGAGACGGAGGGCGTCGGCTCGGGCGTCATCTTCAAGAGCGACGGCTACATCGTGACGAACAACCATGTGATCCAGGGTGCGAAGGAGATCACTGTCTCGCTTCCGGACGGGCGCAGTTTCAAGGGGAAGCTTGTGGGAGCGGACGAGCTTACGGACATCGCCGTTGTGAAAATCGAGGCCACGGGGCTGCCTACGGCGAAGTTTGGCAATTCCGATGATCTCGTTGTCGGAGAGCCGGCCATCGCCATCGGCAATCCGATGGGGCTTGAGTTCCAAGGAACAGTGACGGCGGGCGTCATCAGCGCTTTGAACCGCACGCTCGACATCAGTGAGCGCCGCTTGAAGCTCATCCAGACGGATGCGGCGATCAGTCCCGGCAACTCGGGCGGTGCGCTCGTCAATGCGGACGGAGAGGTCGTCGGCATCAACAGCGCGAAGATTGCGGCGAACGGCGTCGAGGGCATTGGCTTTTCCATCCCCATCAACACGGTGCAGGAGATCATCGATCAGCTTCTCTCGAACGGCTACGTCGTGCGCCCCTACCTCGGCGTCGGCATCTTCGACAAGGAGACGGCGGCACGCGCCGGCTACACGCTGAATGCGGACAAGGGCGTCTACGTTGAGCATCTCGAACTCGGCGGCCCTGCAAATCAGGCGGGCGTCATGCGCGGCGATCTGATTCTGAAGATCGACGACAAGGAGACGAACACCGTCGCCGATCTCCGCGCGGCTGTTGCGGAACACAAGGTTGGCGATCAGGTCAAACTCGTCATCGAGAGGGACGGCAAGAAGGAAACGGTGACGGTGACGCTCAAGGAAATGCCGCAGTCGAATCGATGA
- a CDS encoding helix-turn-helix transcriptional regulator translates to MQTDTHADNRSYRLLDLYKRLQQGEALSKRELADQYRVSEKTVQRDIEGLREYLAGEQSYLEVVYDKEAGGYRISRESAEGLQPEEVFAVCKILLESRPFPKAVMQRLLGKLLSQVSREKRDVVEKLIAQETHHYTEPQHGRDVIPALWRLAAAIREQRITSFSYTRLDGVCHERVVKPVAILFSEFYFYLIAYYADDSADYPIVFRIDRMEKISVKKERFSVPYRERFKEGEFRKRIQFMYAGELRRITFTYSGCSLEAIRDRLPTLRVLKEEAGIYTLMAESYGKGIEMWLRTQGEEVQVLEVCRG, encoded by the coding sequence ATGCAAACCGACACACACGCCGACAATCGCAGTTATCGCTTGCTCGATCTCTACAAGCGGTTGCAGCAGGGGGAGGCGCTGTCGAAGCGGGAGCTTGCCGATCAGTATCGCGTGAGCGAGAAGACGGTGCAGCGTGATATAGAGGGGCTGCGCGAGTATCTTGCGGGGGAGCAGTCGTATCTTGAGGTCGTTTACGACAAGGAGGCGGGCGGCTATCGCATCTCGCGCGAGAGTGCCGAGGGGCTGCAGCCGGAGGAAGTGTTTGCGGTCTGCAAGATTCTTTTGGAGAGCCGTCCGTTTCCCAAGGCGGTGATGCAGCGGCTTTTGGGGAAGCTCTTGTCGCAGGTGTCGCGGGAGAAGCGCGATGTCGTGGAGAAGCTGATTGCGCAGGAGACGCACCACTATACGGAGCCGCAGCATGGCAGGGATGTGATTCCTGCGCTATGGCGGCTTGCCGCCGCCATACGCGAGCAGCGCATCACTTCGTTCAGCTATACGCGACTCGACGGCGTTTGCCATGAGCGCGTGGTCAAGCCCGTGGCGATTCTTTTTTCGGAGTTTTACTTCTATTTGATTGCCTACTATGCAGACGATTCGGCGGACTATCCAATCGTTTTCCGCATCGACCGCATGGAGAAGATCAGCGTGAAGAAGGAGCGTTTTTCCGTGCCCTATCGCGAGCGATTCAAGGAGGGCGAGTTCCGAAAGCGCATTCAGTTCATGTATGCGGGTGAACTGCGGCGCATCACGTTCACCTACAGCGGCTGTTCCTTGGAGGCGATTCGCGACCGTCTGCCGACGCTGCGCGTACTCAAGGAGGAGGCGGGCATCTACACGCTGATGGCGGAGAGCTACGGCAAGGGCATCGAGATGTGGCTGAGGACGCAGGGGGAGGAAGTGCAGGTGCTGGAGGTGTGCAGGGGATAA
- the tnpA gene encoding IS200/IS605 family transposase — translation MAQKANSLSHTKWLCKYHIVFTPKYRRKIIYNQYKASIRDILRQLCAYKGVEILEGHLMPDHVHMLVSIPPKLSVSQFMGYLKGKSALMIFDKHANLKYKFGNRHFWAEGYYVSTVGLNEATIRKYIQEQERHDVAMDKLSVKEYEDPFKGSK, via the coding sequence ATGGCACAGAAAGCTAATAGTTTATCGCATACAAAGTGGCTGTGCAAGTATCACATCGTGTTTACGCCTAAATACCGTAGGAAAATCATCTACAATCAGTATAAAGCGAGCATCCGTGACATTTTAAGGCAACTTTGTGCATATAAAGGTGTAGAGATTTTGGAAGGACACTTGATGCCCGATCATGTGCATATGTTGGTAAGCATTCCGCCGAAACTTAGTGTATCACAATTTATGGGATATCTCAAAGGGAAAAGTGCGTTAATGATATTTGACAAACACGCCAATTTGAAATACAAATTTGGCAATCGGCACTTTTGGGCAGAAGGATACTATGTGAGTACGGTTGGCTTAAATGAAGCAACCATTCGCAAGTATATCCAAGAGCAAGAAAGGCATGATGTTGCGATGGATAAGTTGAGTGTGAAGGAATACGAAGACCCTTTTAAGGGTAGCAAGTAG
- a CDS encoding cell division protein FtsZ: protein MGTADIVGIGDNGAEVVRRLMESDCVNAIYLVLHRDEKKLRQMKADTIAMKDDSWEVVENVMTASFESLPISYQKFCFYYRQTWRFLYPSLVLADFSEAIGRETAPAAAKNSVYGSTQKIAVVHVPLIEKLMDKNETEMRETELYQRFQCLCEQAEAVIAMGDDASAALGTAEANAMAKRQSDFVGDLLLALHGDGEMRLSWQEVRAFLSAGRLSRRGNLWQAWSSEAADVRSAMADVQRVLSCGGALQAAKRVFVMVTGKEGELSLPAVQKTMAELSALMDKEAEVLLHVNSEKEFDAGVRINMAVQVEREC, encoded by the coding sequence ATGGGTACAGCGGATATTGTCGGCATCGGCGACAACGGGGCGGAAGTTGTCCGCCGCTTGATGGAATCCGATTGTGTGAATGCGATATATCTGGTACTGCATCGTGATGAGAAAAAGCTCCGGCAGATGAAGGCAGATACGATTGCGATGAAAGATGATTCGTGGGAAGTTGTGGAGAATGTGATGACGGCGTCGTTCGAAAGTTTGCCGATCAGTTATCAGAAGTTCTGTTTTTATTATCGGCAGACATGGCGGTTTTTGTATCCGTCTCTTGTGTTGGCAGATTTTTCGGAGGCGATTGGAAGGGAGACTGCGCCTGCTGCAGCGAAGAACTCGGTGTATGGCTCTACGCAAAAAATCGCCGTGGTGCATGTCCCGCTGATCGAAAAACTCATGGACAAGAATGAGACGGAGATGCGGGAGACGGAGTTGTACCAGCGCTTTCAATGCCTTTGCGAACAGGCGGAAGCTGTCATCGCGATGGGCGATGATGCTTCTGCAGCGTTGGGAACGGCAGAGGCAAATGCGATGGCGAAGCGGCAGAGTGATTTCGTCGGCGATTTGCTGCTCGCTTTGCACGGGGATGGGGAAATGCGGCTCTCATGGCAGGAGGTTCGTGCGTTCCTGTCTGCAGGCAGGCTGTCGAGACGGGGAAATCTATGGCAGGCATGGAGCAGTGAAGCGGCAGATGTGCGCTCGGCGATGGCGGACGTGCAGCGCGTGCTCTCGTGCGGCGGCGCGCTGCAGGCGGCAAAGCGCGTGTTCGTCATGGTCACGGGGAAGGAAGGAGAGCTTTCCCTGCCGGCGGTGCAGAAGACGATGGCGGAATTGTCGGCATTGATGGATAAAGAAGCAGAGGTGCTGCTGCACGTCAACAGCGAGAAGGAGTTCGACGCTGGCGTACGTATCAATATGGCAGTGCAGGTGGAGCGGGAATGTTGA
- a CDS encoding LeoA/HP0731 family dynamin-like GTPase, whose product MEKLERLSDWEACAKRRYLAVQEKMEELHDLNVDCAEDLQKIEDKLGSMGQEKISLALVGAFSDGKTSVIAGLFGEELEGMQISVDESTDEIQIYEPNNPKISCRIVDTPGLFGTKEKQRSDGVVQLGEIAKRYLAEAHMLLYVVESKNPIKDSHKDTLRWIMKDLQKTDRMIFVINKMDDVADLSDEEEFLSQAAIKKEAVREKLRELVGVRADDAAKVRIVCIAADPDRRGMDFWKEHTDVYEKRSHIVDLEDAIEGVLQKHSAEEFFANAALGVCKAVLGRYIEEVPTFVKAQEKMREKLAESVSRQEADFQETRKHLLLAGEECWEELAAYRQRLLDGIHALSLESAEKFIDLEFGRSGDTIGKHFEQQLTHIMEKHLGRMREDIETFKKKFEQETDVQSNIFLGLGRQAQSWIKYIPPTKMVDFARKGIFIGRDLLKRIGIIIKFKPWQVVKFAKAVPILTVLLELLMLVVDALVQSKRDARLKELKETLLQGVEETFQEIQSTLQGDALFENYVPDFLSVQSDLEAAQKELQDLKENMRLLAVWTEAAKELQLGLENLR is encoded by the coding sequence ATGGAGAAGCTTGAACGGTTGTCGGATTGGGAAGCATGCGCAAAGAGACGTTATCTGGCTGTGCAGGAGAAGATGGAGGAACTCCATGATCTGAATGTGGACTGCGCAGAGGATTTGCAGAAAATCGAGGATAAGCTCGGCAGCATGGGGCAGGAGAAAATATCTCTGGCACTTGTTGGCGCGTTCTCCGATGGAAAAACGAGCGTGATTGCCGGTTTGTTTGGGGAAGAACTGGAAGGGATGCAGATCTCAGTCGATGAGTCTACGGATGAGATTCAGATATATGAACCGAATAACCCGAAGATTTCCTGCCGCATCGTCGATACGCCAGGACTTTTCGGCACGAAGGAGAAGCAGAGGTCAGACGGTGTTGTGCAGTTGGGAGAAATCGCGAAGCGATACCTAGCCGAAGCGCATATGCTGCTTTATGTTGTGGAGAGCAAGAATCCAATCAAGGACAGTCACAAGGATACTCTGCGTTGGATCATGAAGGATTTGCAGAAAACGGATCGGATGATCTTCGTCATCAATAAGATGGATGACGTCGCTGATCTCAGCGATGAAGAGGAGTTCCTTTCGCAGGCGGCGATTAAGAAGGAGGCTGTGCGGGAGAAACTGCGGGAACTGGTGGGAGTTCGTGCGGATGATGCAGCCAAAGTTCGCATTGTCTGCATTGCCGCCGATCCTGACAGGCGGGGTATGGATTTTTGGAAGGAACATACAGATGTCTATGAAAAGCGTTCGCATATAGTGGATTTGGAAGACGCCATAGAAGGTGTCCTTCAGAAGCATTCGGCAGAAGAGTTTTTTGCGAATGCGGCTCTTGGCGTTTGCAAGGCGGTACTGGGAAGATATATCGAAGAGGTGCCGACATTCGTCAAGGCACAGGAAAAGATGCGTGAAAAATTAGCGGAAAGCGTGTCTCGTCAGGAGGCAGACTTTCAGGAAACGCGGAAACATTTGCTGCTTGCAGGAGAGGAGTGCTGGGAAGAACTCGCAGCTTATCGACAAAGGCTGCTGGATGGGATTCACGCACTGAGCTTGGAAAGCGCTGAGAAATTTATCGATTTGGAATTTGGCAGGTCGGGCGATACGATCGGAAAGCACTTTGAACAGCAGTTGACTCATATCATGGAAAAGCATCTTGGTCGCATGAGGGAAGATATCGAAACCTTCAAGAAGAAGTTTGAGCAGGAAACTGATGTGCAGAGTAATATCTTTTTGGGGTTGGGAAGACAGGCACAGAGTTGGATCAAATATATACCACCGACGAAGATGGTGGATTTTGCGAGAAAAGGGATTTTTATTGGCAGGGATTTGCTGAAGAGAATCGGCATAATTATCAAGTTCAAGCCGTGGCAGGTTGTGAAATTTGCAAAGGCCGTTCCGATTCTTACTGTCTTATTGGAGTTGCTGATGCTGGTCGTTGACGCGCTGGTGCAAAGCAAACGGGATGCGAGGCTTAAGGAACTGAAGGAGACGCTGCTGCAGGGAGTCGAGGAAACTTTCCAAGAAATTCAGTCTACATTGCAGGGCGACGCGCTGTTTGAAAATTATGTGCCAGATTTCCTGAGCGTGCAGTCAGATCTTGAAGCAGCGCAGAAGGAGCTGCAGGATTTGAAAGAGAATATGCGGTTGCTTGCGGTATGGACGGAAGCGGCGAAGGAATTGCAGTTGGGATTGGAGAATCTGCGTTGA